In Roseimicrobium gellanilyticum, one genomic interval encodes:
- a CDS encoding amidase — translation MQVRNGQELMLSNFRQRKPTFVLAFVVGLLSACTSPSRHHWGDRAFIRYWDPPVGAEGKTRVAVKDIIDLRGEVTTVGSEYFSKWGHPAKQDADCLKYLRQKNVCLVGKTNLNELALGTSGVNEYFGTPKNSLDQGIGLMPGGSSSGCAVAVADNRADIAIGTDTAGSIRTPAACCGVCGLKTTFGLVSLKGVYPLSPKHLDTVGPMAKDIPRLVEGMELLKPGFSSEYEKAVATTPERPRIVVGRLRIPGTDPAIDRAVDDALEAADFAVVPLNPDFTAAWLEAERHGRILAMADGYASNKHLLSEKGITPTTKAAILLGRLERGSKIYQETLKRRPAWQAMLDRTFQKVDFIALPTLKQQPYKIPWIGRHALFEAKALTLQNTTAVNYSGNPALAVPVPLKEERMPVTSLQLIGPLRSEASLLNAGRIVVEGAAAKATFSSR, via the coding sequence ATGCAGGTCAGGAATGGTCAGGAACTTATGCTCAGCAATTTTCGCCAACGTAAGCCGACTTTTGTTTTAGCTTTTGTCGTGGGCCTCCTAAGTGCCTGCACTTCACCGTCCAGGCACCATTGGGGTGATCGAGCCTTCATCCGATACTGGGATCCTCCCGTCGGGGCGGAGGGCAAGACGCGGGTAGCGGTCAAGGACATCATCGATCTGCGTGGCGAAGTAACCACGGTGGGCTCGGAATACTTTTCAAAATGGGGGCACCCGGCGAAGCAGGACGCCGATTGCCTGAAATACCTGCGGCAGAAAAACGTTTGTCTTGTGGGCAAAACCAACCTCAACGAATTGGCCCTCGGGACTTCCGGAGTGAATGAATACTTTGGCACTCCCAAAAACAGTTTGGACCAAGGGATTGGCCTGATGCCCGGAGGCTCTTCTAGCGGCTGCGCCGTCGCGGTGGCTGACAACCGGGCAGACATTGCAATCGGGACCGACACGGCTGGATCGATTCGAACGCCCGCGGCCTGTTGCGGGGTATGTGGACTTAAAACAACTTTCGGCCTCGTTTCGCTGAAGGGCGTGTATCCGCTTTCGCCGAAGCACCTCGACACCGTCGGGCCCATGGCCAAGGACATTCCACGCTTGGTCGAAGGCATGGAGCTTCTGAAGCCCGGATTTTCCAGCGAGTATGAGAAGGCGGTCGCGACGACGCCGGAGCGTCCTCGCATTGTGGTCGGCCGCTTACGTATACCTGGTACCGATCCCGCCATCGACCGGGCCGTGGATGACGCGCTAGAGGCTGCGGACTTCGCAGTGGTGCCTTTGAACCCCGACTTCACGGCGGCATGGCTTGAGGCCGAAAGGCACGGACGAATCCTCGCCATGGCAGATGGATATGCGTCCAACAAACACCTCCTTTCAGAGAAAGGCATTACTCCTACAACGAAGGCCGCCATCCTACTGGGTAGGCTGGAGCGTGGAAGTAAGATTTATCAAGAGACGTTGAAACGCCGCCCAGCTTGGCAGGCAATGCTCGATCGGACTTTTCAAAAGGTTGACTTCATCGCACTTCCGACCTTGAAGCAGCAACCTTACAAGATACCGTGGATTGGTCGCCACGCACTTTTTGAGGCCAAGGCATTGACGCTCCAGAACACGACCGCGGTCAACTACTCCGGCAATCCCGCGCTCGCTGTTCCCGTTCCCCTCAAGGAAGAGCGGATGCCGGTAACGAGTTTGCAGTTGATTGGTCCTCTGCGAAGTGAAGCTTCTCTTCTGAACGCGGGACGTATCGTTGTTGAAGGCGCAGCAGCCAAGGCAACTTTTAGTTCGAGGTGA